A stretch of Monomorium pharaonis isolate MP-MQ-018 chromosome 7, ASM1337386v2, whole genome shotgun sequence DNA encodes these proteins:
- the LOC105832444 gene encoding FAD-dependent oxidoreductase domain-containing protein 1 isoform X1, producing the protein MFRLLHIFDKENVQFERQKARMMKIVVRFTSSEIKNDDDRKKYQEFVDTISPKEKMLKSFKRDWKMLKRVFSPNREFSDFQALLRGPNVIPTQCDVLIIGGGAIGSSIAYWLKQKVYNKEFNVVVIEKDPTYTKASTTLSVGGLRQQFSLEENIQMSLYGAEFLRNINDHLSIPGEPPIDVNFHPYGYLILATEAGAETLIQSSKLQNSLGAKNVILTTEKLKTTFPWLNTDGIAAGCLGLEKEGWFDPWSLLCALKRKASYLGAQYINAEVKAFQYRILSGAYDQDLNPAKKLDKVVIKTDDGEIRTIQFSRAVIAAGAFSGDVAELADIGTGEGLLSIPLPVVPRKRYVYCFHCPDGPGLNTPLMIDPSGTYFRRDGLGGSYICGKSPEPDEEPSVENLDVDHEFFDNKVWPLLAHRVPGFENLKVKSSWAGYYEYNTFDENGIIGQHPYHNHIYIATGFSGHGIQKAPAVGRAISELLFYGNRYITIDLSKLGFDRFLKSEPMREANVF; encoded by the exons ATGTTTAGGTTGTTACATATTTTCGACAAAGAAAACGTTCAGTTCGAGAGGCAGAAAGCCAGGATGATGAAAATCGTCGTTCGATTTACC agttcagaaataaaaaacgatgacGACAGAAAGAAATATCAAGAATTTGTTGATACTATTTCCCCAAAGGAAAAAATGCTGAAGAGTTTCAAACGAGATTGGAAGATGCTGAAACGCGTATTCTCACCCAACAGAGAATTCTCCGATTTTCAAGCATTGTTGAGGGGACCCAACGTAATTCCTACTCAATGTGATGTGCTTATTATTGGCGGTGGTGCGATTGGTAGCTCGATAGCATATTGGCTGAAGCAGAAGGtctataataaagaatttaacgTTGTTGTAATTGAAAAAGATCCTACG tATACCAAGGCATCCACAACTCTTTCAGTGGGTGGCCTTCGTCAACAGTTTTCTCTTGAGGAAAACATTCAAATGTCATTGTACGGCGCAGAATTTTTGCGAAATATCAACGATCATCTAAGTATCCCTGGGGAGCCGCCCATCGACGTGAATTTTCATCCCTATGGTTACTTAATATTAGCAACCGAGGCAGGTGCCGAGACATTAATACAGAGTTCTAAGCTTCAAAATTCTCTTGGAGCAAAAAATGTCATTCTCACTACGGAGAAACTAAAAACTACGTTTCCTTGGTTAAATACCGACGGGATCGCAGCAGGTTGTCTCGGGCTGGAAAAGGAAGGATGGTTTGATCCATGGTCCCTCTTGTGTGCCTTAAAGAGAAAAGCAAGTTATTTAGGTGCTCAATACATTAATGCCGAAGTCAAGGCTTTTCAGTATAGGATTCTTTCAGGAGCTTACGACCAAGACTTGAATCCtgctaaaaaattagataaagtAGTT ATAAAAACGGACGATGGTGAAATTAGAACAATACAGTTTTCCCGAGCTGTTATTGCTGCAGGTGCGTTCAGTGGTGACGTAGCCGAATTGGCTGATATTGGAACAGGCGAAGGATTATTATCTATACCTTTACCAGTTGTACCTAG gaagagatatgtatattgtttTCATTGTCCTGATGGACCTGGTTTAAATACACCTTTAATGATTGATCCTAGCGGCACATATTTCAG ACGAGATGGTCTGGGAGGAAGTTATATCTGTGGAAAATCACCAGAACCGGATGAAGAACCGTCAGTTGAGAATTTAGATGTTGATCATGAATTTTTCGATAATAAAGTGTGGCCTTTGCTCGCTCATAGAGTACCAGGATTTGAGAATTTAAag gtGAAATCTTCGTGGGCTGGATACTACGAATACAATACTTTCGATGAAAACGGTATTATCGGCCAGCATCCTTACCataatcatatatacataGCAACTGGTTTTAGCGGACATGGTATTCAGAAGGCGCCAGCGGTGGGACGGGCGATCTCAGAGTTGCTTTTTTATGGAAATCGTTATATAACTATAGATTTATCTAAATTAGGTTTTGACAGATTCTTAAAGTCAGAACCCATGAGAGAAGCTAACGTCTTTTAG
- the LOC105832444 gene encoding FAD-dependent oxidoreductase domain-containing protein 1 isoform X2: MLRHFTLTQRRADLLQCSAIRFANSSRRKSSEIKNDDDRKKYQEFVDTISPKEKMLKSFKRDWKMLKRVFSPNREFSDFQALLRGPNVIPTQCDVLIIGGGAIGSSIAYWLKQKVYNKEFNVVVIEKDPTYTKASTTLSVGGLRQQFSLEENIQMSLYGAEFLRNINDHLSIPGEPPIDVNFHPYGYLILATEAGAETLIQSSKLQNSLGAKNVILTTEKLKTTFPWLNTDGIAAGCLGLEKEGWFDPWSLLCALKRKASYLGAQYINAEVKAFQYRILSGAYDQDLNPAKKLDKVVIKTDDGEIRTIQFSRAVIAAGAFSGDVAELADIGTGEGLLSIPLPVVPRKRYVYCFHCPDGPGLNTPLMIDPSGTYFRRDGLGGSYICGKSPEPDEEPSVENLDVDHEFFDNKVWPLLAHRVPGFENLKVKSSWAGYYEYNTFDENGIIGQHPYHNHIYIATGFSGHGIQKAPAVGRAISELLFYGNRYITIDLSKLGFDRFLKSEPMREANVF, translated from the exons ATGCTGCGACACTTTACGCTCACGCAGCGACGCGCGGACCTATTGCAGTGCTCGGCGATTAGGTTCGCGAATTCCTCCAGGAGGAAG agttcagaaataaaaaacgatgacGACAGAAAGAAATATCAAGAATTTGTTGATACTATTTCCCCAAAGGAAAAAATGCTGAAGAGTTTCAAACGAGATTGGAAGATGCTGAAACGCGTATTCTCACCCAACAGAGAATTCTCCGATTTTCAAGCATTGTTGAGGGGACCCAACGTAATTCCTACTCAATGTGATGTGCTTATTATTGGCGGTGGTGCGATTGGTAGCTCGATAGCATATTGGCTGAAGCAGAAGGtctataataaagaatttaacgTTGTTGTAATTGAAAAAGATCCTACG tATACCAAGGCATCCACAACTCTTTCAGTGGGTGGCCTTCGTCAACAGTTTTCTCTTGAGGAAAACATTCAAATGTCATTGTACGGCGCAGAATTTTTGCGAAATATCAACGATCATCTAAGTATCCCTGGGGAGCCGCCCATCGACGTGAATTTTCATCCCTATGGTTACTTAATATTAGCAACCGAGGCAGGTGCCGAGACATTAATACAGAGTTCTAAGCTTCAAAATTCTCTTGGAGCAAAAAATGTCATTCTCACTACGGAGAAACTAAAAACTACGTTTCCTTGGTTAAATACCGACGGGATCGCAGCAGGTTGTCTCGGGCTGGAAAAGGAAGGATGGTTTGATCCATGGTCCCTCTTGTGTGCCTTAAAGAGAAAAGCAAGTTATTTAGGTGCTCAATACATTAATGCCGAAGTCAAGGCTTTTCAGTATAGGATTCTTTCAGGAGCTTACGACCAAGACTTGAATCCtgctaaaaaattagataaagtAGTT ATAAAAACGGACGATGGTGAAATTAGAACAATACAGTTTTCCCGAGCTGTTATTGCTGCAGGTGCGTTCAGTGGTGACGTAGCCGAATTGGCTGATATTGGAACAGGCGAAGGATTATTATCTATACCTTTACCAGTTGTACCTAG gaagagatatgtatattgtttTCATTGTCCTGATGGACCTGGTTTAAATACACCTTTAATGATTGATCCTAGCGGCACATATTTCAG ACGAGATGGTCTGGGAGGAAGTTATATCTGTGGAAAATCACCAGAACCGGATGAAGAACCGTCAGTTGAGAATTTAGATGTTGATCATGAATTTTTCGATAATAAAGTGTGGCCTTTGCTCGCTCATAGAGTACCAGGATTTGAGAATTTAAag gtGAAATCTTCGTGGGCTGGATACTACGAATACAATACTTTCGATGAAAACGGTATTATCGGCCAGCATCCTTACCataatcatatatacataGCAACTGGTTTTAGCGGACATGGTATTCAGAAGGCGCCAGCGGTGGGACGGGCGATCTCAGAGTTGCTTTTTTATGGAAATCGTTATATAACTATAGATTTATCTAAATTAGGTTTTGACAGATTCTTAAAGTCAGAACCCATGAGAGAAGCTAACGTCTTTTAG